The window TTACGAACAAGAAAACTATCCTTTTTTACCTCATAAATTATAATCATTATGGCAACAAAAATCACAATGCCTCGCTTGAGCGATACTATGACAGAAGGAACTGTAGCCACATGGTTGAAAAAAGTTGGGGACAAAGTTAACGAAGGAGATATTTTAGCCGAAATCGAAACCGACAAAGCTACTATGGAGTTTGAATCTTTCAACTCCGGAACCTTATTACACATCGGGATTCAGGAAGGCGAATCGGCTCCGGTTGATTCTCTTCTGGCAATCATTGGAAAAGAAGGTGAAGACATATCCGACCTTTTAGCCGGCGGTGGAAGTTCTTCTGACAAAAAAGAAGAGCCAAAAGCTGAAGAAAAAACGGCTGAAGCTCCTAAAGAAGAAGCTAAAGAAGCTCCAAAATCTGAAACTGCTGCCTTACCTAAAGGCGTAGTAGTCGTGACCATGCCTCGTTTGAGCGATACCATGACTGACGGTACCGTAGCTACATGGTTGAAAAAAGTAGGCGATAAAGTTAGCGAAGGTGATATCCTGGCTGAAATCGAAACCGATAAGGCTACAATGGAATTTGAATCTTTCAACTCCGGAACTTTATTACACATCGGAATTCAGGAAGGCGAATCGGCTCCAGTTGATTCTCTTTTAGCAATTATCGGACCTGAAGGAACCGATATTTCAGGTGTTGCTGAAAACTTCAAAAAAGGTGGTGCAGCATCTGCTCCTGCTCAGGAAGAAAAAGCAGAAGAATCTAAATCAGAATCTGCTGAATCTAAAGAAGAAACTGTAGAAACTGTTTCTGACGGAAGAAGAATCTTTATTTCTCCTTTGGCTAAAAAAATTGCTGAAGAGAAAAACATAAACATCTCACAAGTAAAAGGTACAGGTGAAAACGGACGTATCGTAAAGAGCGATATTGAAAACTTCAAGCCTGCCGCTGCAACTTCTCAAGCACCAGCTTCACAAGAAACGGCTGCTAAACCTGAAACTTCTGCTTCT is drawn from Flavobacterium lindanitolerans and contains these coding sequences:
- a CDS encoding pyruvate dehydrogenase complex dihydrolipoamide acetyltransferase, encoding MATKITMPRLSDTMTEGTVATWLKKVGDKVNEGDILAEIETDKATMEFESFNSGTLLHIGIQEGESAPVDSLLAIIGKEGEDISDLLAGGGSSSDKKEEPKAEEKTAEAPKEEAKEAPKSETAALPKGVVVVTMPRLSDTMTDGTVATWLKKVGDKVSEGDILAEIETDKATMEFESFNSGTLLHIGIQEGESAPVDSLLAIIGPEGTDISGVAENFKKGGAASAPAQEEKAEESKSESAESKEETVETVSDGRRIFISPLAKKIAEEKNINISQVKGTGENGRIVKSDIENFKPAAATSQAPASQETAAKPETSASAPAVKPFVPAGETYSEEIKNSQMRKVIAKRLSESKFTAPHYYLTIEVAMDGAMASRSTINALPDTKVSFNDMVIKACAMALKKHPKVNSQWKDDVTVIHHHVHIGVAVAVEDGLVVPVLKFADQLSLSQIGANVKDVAGRAKNKKLQPAEMEGSTFTVSNLGMFGITEFTSIINQPNSAILSVGAIVEKPVVRNGQIVVGNTMKVTLACDHRTVDGATGAEFLQTLRQYLENPVTMLA